From Camelina sativa cultivar DH55 chromosome 5, Cs, whole genome shotgun sequence:
AACGACGTCGTGGCATAAgttctaatttaattttccGGTTTCTTCTTAGTCAATTCCCGGTTTATCCGATCCCGGTCCGCCTATGATAAAGCAAAATGTCAAAAGAGAGAGTTCACCGCCAAAAGTCCCTTCCTTCGACGATGAAGTACGAACGGCGACTCGAAGCGGCGGCGAAAACTATACTCGAGAAGGAGGCGCAATCACCTCCGAATTATAGAGAATTTGGGGTCACGGCGACTCTAAAGCCTCACCAAGTCGAAGGTATCTCTTCGCTTATAGGGAAATATCTACTCGGCGTCAATGTCGTTCTCGGTAGGTCTTCGAATCCATTACAGATACTTCGActaagaaagtgaaaaaaatcaaagtaatcGAACGTTTTTGATTCTAATTGCAGGAGACGAGGTACTGCCATCGTTTTTTGAAATGTTGTATTGTTCTAATTGATTGATATGTGTATAGTCTAATCAAAGGACTGAAACAGATGGGATTGGGAAAGACTCTTCAGGCAATTTCTTTCCTGAGTTATTTGAAGTTTCATCAAGACTTACCTGGGCCATTTCGTGAGTCACTGAGATCTGCTTGTCACATTTTTTATCTAGTTTCTCTGGTTAGTATACAAATTCTGATGTCATAtgggttgattttttttggcagtGGTGCTATGTCCCTTAAGTGTAACGGATGGTTGGGTATCAGAGGTAAATAGGTTCACTCCAAATCTTGAACTTGTTAGATATGTTGGTGATAAGGATTCTCGTCGGGATATGCGTAAGTCAATGTATGATCATGTCAAGAAGAGCTCTAAGGTGAGTTTTGAACTGAGTTGTTGAGATAAGTTAAGTGATAGtcaaaaatattgttcttttgGGTACTTGTTATGAACTTGGGTTTTGGAAGCTGTTGTGTATTGTTTATATCCTTATTTTATCATGTTTTCAGGGACATTTGTTACCGTTTGATGTGTTGCTGACAACATATGACATAGCACTGGTGGATCAGGACTTTCTTTCTCAAATTCCTTGGCAGTATGCTATCATTGACGAAGCTCAAAGACTCAAGAATCCCAACAGCGTATGTTTCATTTATGCCTCACTACACAATCCATTGACTTGTGCACTGAATGGTTTTATTGTACCATGATAGATTAGACACCCTCTTCAGGCTTCTGTAGTTAAAACCTGTTTGGTTAGTATCTAGGTTGTAACTTGTACGTGGCCTGACTGTATGAACATTTTATCCTGGGCAATCATCTAAGATAAAATTTGGCTGTGTCACAGGTTCTTTACAATGTATTACTTGACCACTTTCTCATTCCACGACGTCTCTTGATTACTGGCACACCTATTCAGAACAATCTTACCGAACTTTGGGCTCTGATGCATTTTTGCATGCCACTCGTTTTTGGGACACTGGATCAGTTCCTTTTCGCATTCAAAGAGCCTGGGGAACTTTTATCAGGTTCGCTCGCAGTAGCCGTATAGTGTCCTTCGCACTTTGGCATTTTTGTCTTGAGATTCATTTCTGAAGATGTAAAAAGTATCAACTAACATGTGCATACCCTCTGTGTTAAATCAGGTCTTGATGTATCAAATGACAAGGAAACATATAAGAGTTTGAAGTTCATCTTAAGTGCCTTTATGCTAAGGCGTACAAAATCTTTGCTCATTGAGTCTGGAAATTTGGTGTTGCCTCCTCTCACGGAGCTGACTGTGTAAAAATTTTGACCTTGTTTAGCTAATTCTCTTCAGTCTCCAGTAAAAGTATCTATATTGTATGATTATCTTATTGTTCTGTATTTATATGACAGAATGGTTCCACTCGTCAGTCTTCAAAAGAAGATATATACTTCCATATTGAGGAAAGAGCTTCCAGGTCTTCTCGCACTGTCTTCTGGAGGAACCAATCACACGTCTTTGCAAAATATTGTAAGTTAGTTTCTTATGTCTACATCACGCGGCtcaatttatttcataaaatgttTTTGCTATATTTAGTGAAAGATATGCGATTTATATGTATTTACCGATCTGTTTCGTTGAGCAGGTGATACAGCTAAGAAAAACATGTAGCCACCCTTACTTATTTCCAGGTATCGAACCGGAGCCTTTTCAAGAGGGCGAACACCTTGTTCAGGTATCCACGATATAACTACTATCCAAACAGTCCTCCTATATGTTTCTGTAGAATAAAAGTTTTGTTCATTAACAATTAAGTACTCTCAGGCGAGTGGTAAGCTTTTAGTCTTGGATCAACTTCTTAAGAGGCTCCATAATATTGGACATCGTGTCCTCCTATTCTCCCAGATGACTTCTACACTCGATATTTTACAGGTTTCGTTATAAAGCTCTTTTGTTTAATATGAAGGTTGGTGCAACATACAGTACAGTACACTGACAATGCAGCTTGTACCAAATACAGGATTTTATGGAGCTTCGTAGATATTCGTATGAGCGCCTTGATGGATCAGTACGGGCTGAAGAACGTTTTGCTGCGATAAAGAGTTTCAGCACGAAAACAGAAAGAGTATCGGATTCTGAAGCTGATGCAAGTAATGCCTTTCTTTTTATGATCTCAACAAGAGCAGGGGGAGTCGGTTTGAATCTTGTTGCTGCTGATActgtacgtttttttttctggcttcTTTGGTTTCCTGATTATTTCTTGCGGAAATGGAAAGATAAGTATGATTTGTTCCAGTgctttctaatgtttttttaatatgcagGTTATATTTTATGAACAAGATTGGAATCCGCAGGTGGATAAGCAAGCTTTGCAACGAGCTCATCGGATTGGACAAATCAGTCATGTGCTGTCTATAAACCTCGTTACTGAACATACTGTGGAAGAGGTCTGCCGTAGTTTTTCCAATCACAAAGTTATCTAAAAGTAATATCATATCTAAATGCGCATGTTTCAGGTTATTTTGAGGAGGGCAGAGAGAAAGTTGCAGCTTAGTCATAATGTTATGGGAGATACTatggaagagaaagaagaagatcgtGGTGATTTGCGGTCTCTAGTGTTTGGTTTACAAAGGTTTGATCCTGGGGAGATTCATAGTGAAGAATCTGATGACCTGAAAATGGTAGAAATAAGTTCTCTTGCTGAGAAAGTTGTTGCAATACGTCAAAACGTTGAACCAGATAAGGAAGCAAGAAAGTTTGAAATTAATATGAGTGACACTTTAAGAGGAAATTCATCATCTGCAAGTCTGGATTCTGAGATTGATGAAGCTTCTTACCTTTCATgggttgagaaattgaaagaagcCTCACGATCAAGCAAGGATGAAAAAATTCTGGAGTTGGGAGATAGAAAGAATTTATCCGAGGAAAGACATCTGAGAGTTGAGGCTGCAAGGAAAAAGGCAGAAGTGAAGAAGTTAGCCAATTGGGAAGCACACGGTTATCGGTCTTTGTCTGTGGAAGAACCTATTTTCCCTGATGATGTTGACTCTAGCTCAGATGCAGGATCTGTTCACTTTGTTTATGGAGACTGTACAAATCCATCCACTGTCTCTCACGAGCCAGCAATCATTTTCAGGTAAAACTCTATTTAATTGTTCGACTAAACTACCAAATCTCAAGTAGCTCTAAAACTTCCAAAAATTCATTTATGGCAGCTGTGTTGATGACTCTGGAAATTGGGGACGTGGAGGAATGTTTGATGCTCTGTCTAAACTTTCTAATACTGTACCTGATGCGTATCACCGAGCATCTGAATTTAAAGACCTTCATCTTGGAGACCTGCATCTCATAAACATTGATGGTCTGCAACTTTTTTACTTCTATCTTCCTTTTGGATTTTCTAATTAAGATCATCGAGTTCTCATCTATTTTTGTGTTGTGCAGACAATGATGACCAGCAAAACACAGAAGATAGTAAACCTCTTTGGGTGGCACTTGCAGTTACACAATCTTACAACCCGAGGCGTAAAGTCCCACGCAGTAGCATTTCAATTCCAGACCTTGAACGTTGCTTAGGCAAAGCTTCATTCTCTGCTTCTCAGAAATCAGGTACTAAAAACTTAATTGCTTTCTTGCTCTTTGATGTCTTTCCTCAAAAGGTGTTCCCAACGATCttaacttttgttttcattcaaaAGCTTCACTCCACATGCCACGTATTGGTTATCAAGACGGATCAGACCGATCTCAATGGTACACTGTTGAGCGTCTTCTTCGCAAATACTCCTCTATCTTCGCCGTCAAAATATTCGTGTAAGTTTCATTCGTTATCTTTCTTTGGCCATTCTCTTCTATTCGATTATTCGAAAGCAAACTCATCTCCGCcatttttgttacttttcttGCAGGTACTATTACCGTCGATCATCCTGATGTTTGATCTCGTGTGATACACTCGTTTGGAGTCTTTTGACTTTTGACACTGTACATTACTTGCGTTTTAGTTGTGCATGTAATAATACTATGTCAGTTTCGTTGTTGTAAGGCCTATGATTAGGCCCATCAAATCAGCCCATATGTAATTAAGTATATCTTTTATTAATCTTGATCTCTGAGCCAATATACACCTGTCGCGTCCACACTGCCCCTGGTTCCACGTTGGTCGTTAAAATTGAAATCGcgttttaattatttgttcGACAGGTTTCTTTTCCCCGCGGCTTAAGAGATGATCCGAATCGTTGAAGGTGgctcgtcgtcgtcgttgtGCGTATGTTTCGTTTTGATCCCACATTCCTAAAGCTCCAGGTACCTTTTCATGCTTCCTCAattctgattcttcttcctgaATCTGTTCTTCGTAAACTCGTCGGCGATTTTTTGGATCCAGTCATCAAATTCGTTGTTTATTTGTAACCGATGtaaaaatttagggtttggCGTCCATACATAGAGCTTTTTGTGTTTTCACTTGCATGTTTCTCAATTTTCTATGGTTGCTTCCCGTTTTATTCACCGGAATCGAGACTCTTCCCGctggatttcaattttttttcacgTCTTCTTAGTCCTTCGATAATTTCGTCTAAATCTGGTATTTTATATCTTATCTTTGTTTAATCATCAATTCGCTGCTTGGTTTTTGTTGCTTTTCGTTTATAGAGAAACATGTAGGGCTGATTTCGAAGTTTaggaaatttaattttgaaattgattgTTTGGAAAAGCAATCAGAGTCTCAGAGGCTTACTTCTTTGTAATTCTTCTTCAATTGTTGTTGAATCCTTTCATTGGCAGGAACATATTTGTGTGGctttgatttgattatgtgttttgtttatattgttagAAATTGATCAGAATGGGAGAAGCTGGTCAATCCAGGGACGGAGAATCTGCCACGCCTCTAGTTGTAAGTGTTATGCCCTGATGACTTCCTTTATACTTATAGGACCTATACTTGCTTTATGCTCATCTTAAAgagattctttttttgggtCTTCTACTTTACGTTTTCTTGGTAATAAGGTTTTTTTATATTGATAGAAACAATTAAGTTGATTCAGATGGGGTTAATGAGGATATTAGTAATGTTTGGTTTTTGATGGATGAGACTGCTATTCTAATATCAGTAATTTTTCCGAGGACAGGGTGGTGGAACTGGGGACAATGCGGTTGCACCACAAGTGTTTAATTCTTTACCAGCTCTCAATGAAGCTGCTTCGTATATAACCCAAGCAACGTCTTACTTGGGCAGCTGTTTTTCTGACTATTCAGgtactctttctttctctccgtTGATCTTCTACTCAGCATGCCATTATGGAAAAGTAAATGCTTAGCAGATAGATATTTTATGGCTTTAGGATCTTATTTTGTTACCATTACATAATCCAAGCTTTTGCTTAGACTCTGTTCTTccattctttttcttcagtAGAATATGGTGGTAAGGATTCGTGTAATTCTATTTCCCACCCCCATGAGTTGCTACGATCTACATCAGGAGTTGAGGGAAATTCTCCAGTAAGCGTATGCATTTCTCCTGGTGAAAGGTGTTCTACTTCGTCAGAGGCATCTACATCTGCTGCCAACAGCCCATCAAGGGAATCTACAGTGTCTCTGCCGCAGGCAACAAATGCAATTGTGACAACGAATCGGTTTGACTTAAATGGAGTTTCGATGTTCCAAGGGTATGTGCAAATAACTAAGATAAATGAAAAAATGTTAATACTATGAATATGTGAAGCTTAAACAATACCTTTAATCTTTATACACTACTTCTTGTCAAGTTTTCAGCTTTTGGgtaattgatttattttcttccaatcAGGCTCATTGAGCGGGCACGAAGGACTGTCCGTGGCTCAGCAGATGACATAGGATGGTTACAGCGTGACCCAGAGATGCCTCCTGTTGAAGATGGAACTGATAGGTTCAATAGAATTCTTGATGACATCGGGTATGGATTGGTTGTTGTTGCATGTTTCATGTACTTGGGCATTTTAAGATGCTCTTTAACGTCCTGTTTTTACTGAATATATGagttgatatgtttttatattccAGGCATGGTGTACACAGGCTTCCAAATACAGTAGTTTACTTGTTGGTTCCAGGTAGCAATTCTGATTCATTGCTGCCAGCCACTTAGACTACATTACTCTATATTGTTGGACTCACAGAGTTTGTTGGAAACAAAAATTTGCAGGTCTTTTCAGCAATCATGGACCTCTATACTTTGTGGATACGAAAACAAAATTCTCAAAGATGGGTTTGGCCTGTCATATTGCGAAGATTCACAGCGAGGTAATCATAATTCATAACTAATTCAACTTAATTACAGTTACGTTTGGTGTATAGCATACTAATATATggaaaaattgttatatatcaGTCGTCAGTTGAGAAAAATGCAAGAGAGATAAAGGAATACATAGAGGAACTCTGTTGGGGATCTAATAAACGGGTTCTACTTCTTGGGCATAGCAAAGGAGGCATAGATGCAGCTGCTGCTTTATCACTATATTGGCCTGAACTAAAAGATAAGGTCGCTGGGTTGGTATTGGCGCAGAGTCCATATGGTGGAAGCCCAATAGCTACAGATATCCTCCGTGAAGGACAATTAGGTGATTATGTCAATTTGAGAAAGATGATGGAGATTCTGATCTCCAAAGTCATAAAGGTTTGCAAACTGTCTCTTCGTGATCTAACAAAGTCATTTCAGTTGCATTATATCGGCTTCTTGTGATTCCCTGGTAAAATCCTTAGGTTAGGTGGAGCCGAATATAGGGGTGAGAAACTAGGGATAAACTAAAAAATAGCACTTACATCATGTACTAGCAGTACCATGAGATTAAT
This genomic window contains:
- the LOC104784834 gene encoding probable helicase CHR10 isoform X1; translated protein: MKYERRLEAAAKTILEKEAQSPPNYREFGVTATLKPHQVEGISSLIGKYLLGVNVVLGDEMGLGKTLQAISFLSYLKFHQDLPGPFLVLCPLSVTDGWVSEVNRFTPNLELVRYVGDKDSRRDMRKSMYDHVKKSSKGHLLPFDVLLTTYDIALVDQDFLSQIPWQYAIIDEAQRLKNPNSVLYNVLLDHFLIPRRLLITGTPIQNNLTELWALMHFCMPLVFGTLDQFLFAFKEPGELLSGLDVSNDKETYKSLKFILSAFMLRRTKSLLIESGNLVLPPLTELTVMVPLVSLQKKIYTSILRKELPGLLALSSGGTNHTSLQNIVIQLRKTCSHPYLFPGIEPEPFQEGEHLVQASGKLLVLDQLLKRLHNIGHRVLLFSQMTSTLDILQDFMELRRYSYERLDGSVRAEERFAAIKSFSTKTERVSDSEADASNAFLFMISTRAGGVGLNLVAADTVIFYEQDWNPQVDKQALQRAHRIGQISHVLSINLVTEHTVEEVILRRAERKLQLSHNVMGDTMEEKEEDRGDLRSLVFGLQRFDPGEIHSEESDDLKMVEISSLAEKVVAIRQNVEPDKEARKFEINMSDTLRGNSSSASLDSEIDEASYLSWVEKLKEASRSSKDEKILELGDRKNLSEERHLRVEAARKKAEVKKLANWEAHGYRSLSVEEPIFPDDVDSSSDAGSVHFVYGDCTNPSTVSHEPAIIFSCVDDSGNWGRGGMFDALSKLSNTVPDAYHRASEFKDLHLGDLHLINIDDNDDQQNTEDSKPLWVALAVTQSYNPRRKVPRSSISIPDLERCLGKASFSASQKSASLHMPRIGYQDGSDRSQWYTVERLLRKYSSIFAVKIFVYYYRRSS
- the LOC104784835 gene encoding uncharacterized protein LOC104784835, whose translation is MFRFDPTFLKLQKLIRMGEAGQSRDGESATPLVGGGTGDNAVAPQVFNSLPALNEAASYITQATSYLGSCFSDYSVEYGGKDSCNSISHPHELLRSTSGVEGNSPVSVCISPGERCSTSSEASTSAANSPSRESTVSLPQATNAIVTTNRFDLNGVSMFQGLIERARRTVRGSADDIGWLQRDPEMPPVEDGTDRFNRILDDIGHGVHRLPNTVVYLLVPGLFSNHGPLYFVDTKTKFSKMGLACHIAKIHSESSVEKNAREIKEYIEELCWGSNKRVLLLGHSKGGIDAAAALSLYWPELKDKVAGLVLAQSPYGGSPIATDILREGQLGDYVNLRKMMEILISKVIKGDIQALEDLTYERRKEFLKNHPLPRELPTVSFRTEASISPAVLATLSHVAHAELPLTNQAAKLPVVMPLGAAMAACAQLLQVRYGEKSDGLVTCCDAEVPGSVVVRPKRKLDHAWMVYSSLNEVPLEADAAQVCEALLTLLVQVEEEKQRKLSTKID
- the LOC104784834 gene encoding probable helicase CHR10 isoform X2; this encodes MKYERRLEAAAKTILEKEAQSPPNYREFGVTATLKPHQVEGISSLIGKYLLGVNVVLGDEMGLGKTLQAISFLSYLKFHQDLPGPFLVLCPLSVTDGWVSEVNRFTPNLELVRYVGDKDSRRDMRKSMYDHVKKSSKGHLLPFDVLLTTYDIALVDQDFLSQIPWQYAIIDEAQRLKNPNSVLYNVLLDHFLIPRRLLITGTPIQNNLTELWALMHFCMPLVFGTLDQFLFAFKEPGELLSGLDVSNDKETYKSLKFILSAFMLRRTKSLLIESGNLVLPPLTELTVMVPLVSLQKKIYTSILRKELPGLLALSSGGTNHTSLQNIVIQLRKTCSHPYLFPGIEPEPFQEGEHLVQASGKLLVLDQLLKRLHNIGHRVLLFSQMTSTLDILQDFMELRRYSYERLDGSVRAEERFAAIKSFSTKTERVSDSEADASNAFLFMISTRAGGVGLNLVAADTVIFYEQDWNPQVDKQALQRAHRIGQISHVLSINLVTEHTVEEVILRRAERKLQLSHNVMGDTMEEKEEDRGDLRSLVFGLQRFDPGEIHSEESDDLKMVEISSLAEKVVAIRQNVEPDKEARKFEINMSDTLRGNSSSASLDSEIDEASYLSWVEKLKEASRSSKDEKILELGDRKNLSEERHLRVEAARKKAEVKKLANWEAHGYRSLSVEEPIFPDDVDSSSDAGSVHFVYGDCTNPSTVSHEPAIIFSCVDDSGNWGRGGMFDALSKLSNTVPDAYHRASEFKDLHLGDLHLINIDDNDDQQNTEDSKPLWVALAVTQSYNPRRKVPRSSISIPDLERCLGKASFSASQKSASLHMPRIGYQDGSDRSQWYTVERLLRKYSSIFAVKIFV